GATGCTGGAGGACGGCCGGGTTGGCCGGGTGCAGGCGATCGTGATGACCGATGTCTGACATCGGCAGCGGTATTTTGAGCAGAGGTCGCGACGGACTGCGCCTGGTCAACGCGGTGCAGCCGGCCGCGGGCGACATCAGTGTGTCGGCACAACTGATGCAGGCGTATGGCCTGGTCGAGGGAGCTACCGTGACCGGGCCAGTGCAGCAGGGCCGGGCAGGCCGCGAACTGATGGAAGTCACCTCGGTCTGCGGCCTGTCTCCTGCGGCCTTTCGGGCGCGCACCCCCTTCACACAATTGGTTGCGGTGGACCCCAACGAGCGCTTCAACCTGGGCGCGGGCGGCGACGTTGCCATGCGCGCGGTGGATTTGCTGGCGCCCATCGGCAGAGGCACCCGCGGCCTGATCGTCGCCCCACCCAAGGCCGGTAAGACCACGCTGTTGGAACAGATCGCGCGCGCCATCCGCGCCGAGCGACCGGCCGCGCGCATCGTCGTCCTGCTGATTGACGAGCGCCCTGAGGAACTGACCTACTTCCGGCGCACGGTGGCGGCCGAGGTTTTTGCCAGCTCCAGCGATCAAAGCCCGGCCGAACACACGGCCCTGGCAGAACTGCTGCTGGCGCACATCCGCACCGAACTGGAATGCGGCAATGACATCGTCGTGCTGCTCGACAGCCTGACCCGCTTGGCGCGCGCGTTCAACCGCCGCAGCAGCGGCAGCGGGCGCAGCCTTTCCGGCGGCATGGACGCCGCAGCCCTGGAGACGCCGCGGCGCTTCTTCGGCCTGGCGCGCAACATCGAAAACGGCGGCTCGGTCACGATCCTGGCCACCGCCCTGATCGAGACCGGCTCGCGCATGGATCAGCTCATCTATGAGGAATTCAAGAGCACCGGCAACAGTGAAATTGTGCTGGACCGCGACCTGGCCCAGGAACAGTTGTACCCGGCCATTGATGTTCACCGCACCGGCACCCGCAAGGAAGAACGGCTGGTCAGCGCGACCGACATGGCGCACCTGGTCACCCTGCGGCGCACCCTGGCCGGCTACCCGCCCCAGCAGGCGCTCACCCATCTCCTAACACTCCTGGCCCAGTATCCGACCAACACTGAGCTGCTGCAGCACCTCCCGCCGGCCAGGCGGTAGTCTATGAAGTATCTTTGCCACATGAAGGTGAATCATGAGTGACTTATTCAATCGAACGATCGCCATACTTGGCGGCACCGGCGCGGAAGGCGCCGGCCTGGCGATGCGCTGGGCGCGGGCCGGACTCAGGGTGATCGTCGGCTCGCGCCTGGCCGACAAGGGCGCCGCGGCCGCGGCCGCGTACAACGAACGCATCGGCGCCGTGGCCCATCCGCTCGTCGGAACCGACAACCTCAGCGCAGCACAAGCGGCGGACATCGCCGTGCTGACCGTGCCCTACGCGGCGCACCTGGCGACCCTGGGCGGTCTCAAGGACGCGCTACAAGGCAAAATCCTGCTCGACGTGACCGTGCCCCTGGTGCCGCCCAGGGTCAGCGTCGTGCAGCTCCCCGCGGCCGGCTCGGCCTGCCTGGAAGCGCAGAACTTCCTGGGCGAGGGCGTTCAGGTCGTGGCCGCGTTCCAGGACATCTCGGCCGAGCACCTGGGCGACCCCGATCATGACCTGGACTGCGATGTGCTGGTGGCGGGCAACAGCAGGGAGGCAAAGCAGGTCGCCATCGAGCTGGCTCACCTGGCCGGGCTGGACGCGTTCGACGCCGGACCGCTGGCCAACGCCGGCGTCATCGAAGGCATGGCCGCCGTGCTGATCGGCATCAGCATCCGTCACAAGATCAAGGGCGCAGGCATTCGCCTCACCGGCGTCCCGCGCGGTTAGGGCGCAAAACAGCGTTCAGGGCATGGTTGCCATCTCGAACTACCAGTGCGACCTGATGGAAGATCTCTACCCGGCGCCCAAGTGGATCAAACACGTGGCGGCCGCCAAGACCATTCACTCGACCAAAGGCACGCGCACCGAAGCTCTTTGGGCCAACTACGACATAGCCAAATTGCAAAAACACATTTGGCGCAAGATGCCACGAGCACGATCTTGAATCCAACACAACTAATGCTCACCGCTCTCACCGATATTCCCCTCATCCGACCGGGCGACGACCTGGCTGCCATCGTCCTGGCCGGACTGGCGCGGGCGGAGTTGACCTTGCAGGATGGCGATGTGATCGTCATTGCCCAGAAAATCGTCTCCAAGGCCGAGGGGCGCCTGCTGCATTGGCGTGAGCTGATCCCCTCAGCGCAGGCGCTGGAACTGGCCGCGCTGACCGGCAAACACCCCGGCCACGTGCAGGCCATCCTGGACGACAGCCTCAGCATCGTGCGCGTCGCGCGCGGCGTGCTCATCACCGAGCAGCGCGCCGGCTGGATTTGCGCCAACGCCGGCGTGGACCATTCCAACGTGGACGGCGACAGCGATGACCTCCTGACCCTGCTGCCGGAGGACGCCGACCGCTCCGCACAGCGTCTGCGTGAGCGGCTGGTTGACGCGACCGGCGCGCAGATTGCCGTCATCATCAACGACACTCACGGCCGCGCCTGGCGCATGGGTGCGGTAGGCGTTGCCATCGGCGTCGCGGGCATCATCCCGGTCACCGACCTGCGCGGCCATCCCGATCTGTTCGGCATGACCCTGCGCAGTTCCGAGGTGGGCACGGCCGATGAGATCGCCTCGGCCGCCTCGCTGCTGATGGGGCAGTCAGACGAAGGCCGCCCGATCGTGCATGTGCGCGGCGCGCCTTTCCAGGCCGGCGAAGGCTCCGCACGCGCAATCGTGCGTCCCCCGCAGCTCGACCTGTTCCGCTAGACCAGGCGAGTGGAATCGAGCAGAATTGTGTCGAATCGAGCAGAAGGGAGGGACTGATGCGTTACTTGTTTCCCGGTATGGATCCATACCTCGAAGGTTACCTGTGGCCGGATGTGCATCTGGCCCTGGCCGCCCAAATACGCCGCCAACTCGAACCCTTTCTGCGCCCCAAATACGTGGCGCGGCTGGCCATTCGCATGGTGGGAGATGCAGCCGAAGGCATCGAAATCGCGCCGACCAATGGCGACAGACCGGGGTCTGGCAGCCAACCGGACATCGAGGTCGTCAAGCGGATGCCGCCGGCGCGTGCGACGGTCCCTTCAGCCCCCTTCGCGCAGAGCAGCCTGCCCATCTCACCGCCAACCGCAGTCCTCACCCTGCCGGAGCCGATTCAGCGCCGCCTCGTAACCGTGGAGGTGCGCGATGCCGCTTCGAATGAGTTGGTCACAGCGATCGAACTGATTTCGCCAACCAACAAGCGCATGCCCGATCTACATCGTTACCGCAGCAAGCGTCGGGCGCTGCTGACGGCCGGCAAGAACCTGCTCGAAATTGACCTGATTCGCCGGGGAACGCGGCCCTTTGCCTTCTCTGGGATGCCGGCCGCAACCTACGCCGTCGCCCTGACTCGCAGCGACAATCCCAACCGGGTGGAATTTTGGGCACTGAACCTGCCCGATCCGCTACCGGTTCTGCCGACGCCCCTGCTGCCGCCCGATCCTGACGTGGCGCTCGACCTGGGAAGCGCCCTGCGCACGGTGTACGAAGAAGCCGACTATGACTTGAGCCTCGATTACACGCAAGCGCCCCCGCCCCCGGCCTTGCGCGAGGCCGACGCGTCGTGGCTGGCAACCTTACTTTCGGGATCAGGATTGCGTTGAACGCAGAGAACTCGTCGCACGAAGCAGAGCGATGAAATCGGCCTGGGCGGCCGGCGCTGGGGAGCGGCGGTCGGCGCAGGCCGACCTGGGCGGAGCCTTGGCCGGAAATCTGGCGGCCCTGATGCTGCGTGAAAAACACCTCGCCGTCGCCGTTGGCCTGGCGCCGGCCGGCCTCGTTGGCCTCATCTTCGTCGTCATCCCGCTCGCCATTTCGCTCTACGTCAGCCTGTGGGAATGGCCCCTCCTGCGCCCTGGCCGCGAATTCCTCGGCCTGGGCAACTACGCCCGCCTGCTGCAAACGCCTGATTTTTGGCGCGCCCTGCGCGTGACACTGCTCTACGCCGCGGGCGTGGTTGGCCTGGGCACGCCGCTGGCCCTTCTCCTCGCGCTGGCGCTGCACCAGGTGCGTCGCGGGCAGGCCCTTTACCGGACGGCGATCTTCTTGCCTGTCGCCATCACCACCGTGGTCGCGGCCATCTTCTGGCGCTGGCTCTATCAGCCCTACGCCGGGCCGCTGGCGCTGCTGTGGCAAGTTCTCGGCTGGCGCCCCATCGCCTGGCTCAACGATGTGGCCTTGCCCGCGCTGATCCTCATGGCGCTTTGGAAACAGACCGGCTACTACGTATTGGTCTACCTGGCGGGCTTGACCGCGCTGCCGGCTGAGGTGCATGAGGCCGCGCGGCTGGATGGCGCAGGCTGGCTGGCCGAAACCTGGTACGTTACCCTGCCGCTGCTGCGCCCCATCACCGCGTTCGTGCTCATCACCGGCAGCATCTTCGCCCTGGAGAGCTTTGGCCCGGTCTACGTCCTGACCGGCGGCGGCCCGGCCGGCGCCACCACCACCCTGGTGCTCTATCTGTACGAACGCGCCTTCGCCTTTTCCGAGCTGGGCTACGCCGCGGCCCTGGGCTGGGCGCTTTTCGTGCTGCTCATTCCGTTGATCTGGCTGCAATTCCGCCTCTGGGGCCGCGCCGAGGTTGCAGCATGAAGCGCCGATCCGTCGGAACTTTCCTGCTGCACGCCGGTCTGACCCTCGCCGGCCTGAGCGCCATCTTTCCCTTCCTGTGGATGCTGCTCCTATCCGTGCAAGAAACCTCCCTCACCCTGACCGCGCCGGCCCTGCGCTGGCCCTGGCCTCCGTCGTTTGCCAACTACATCGCCGCCTGGCACGCGATCCCCCTGGCCCGCTATTACGCCAACAGCCTGCTTGTCGCCGGCGTCGTGGCGCTGGGCCAGGTCATCACCGGCCTGCTGGCCGGCTACGTCTTCGCCCGCCTGCAGTTTCGGGGACGCGACCTGCTCTTCCTGCTCTTCCTGGGCACCCTGCTCGTGCCCACCGAAGTGACCCTGATTCCGAGTTTCCTGCTCATGCGCTGGCTCGGCTGGGGTGACCGCCTGCCGGCGCTGACTGTGCCTTTCCTCGCGCATCCCACCGCCATCTTCCTGCTGCGCCAATATCTGTTGACCCTGCCGGGCGCGCTCGAAGACGCGGCGCGCATGGACGGCTGCTCGCATCTGCAAGTTCTGTGGTACATCTTCATCCCGCTGGCCCTGCCCGCGGCCGGCGTGGTTGGCCTGTTCAGCTTTCTGTGGAGTTGGAAGGCCTTCGTCTGGCCGTTGGTCATCATCCAGACCCCGGCACGCTACACCATCCCGGTCGGCCTGGCCATGCTGCAAAGCGAGCTGGGCACAGATTGGCCTCTGCTAATGGCGGCCACCGCCCTCGCCACCCTGCCGGTGCTGCTGCTCTATACGGCGCTTCGGCGTAGCGAACGGGTGTTCGATTTCGGCTTCTGAGAAATTACACGGCTTTCGCCGTTGCCTGTATGCGGCAGGAGCAAGCACCTGCCAGATACTGATGGTTCGGAGGGAAACCTATCACCTTTCGCTGTAATCGTGGTTGATGTGAAAACGGCACTCCCAAACCGTAGGTCACGTCTCTGGCGTGACGATGCCGTCTGCGTCAGAGTATGCTTCCCTGCGCCAGCGTTGTCCGGCCAGGAGACCGGACCTACGGTGACGGGTGCATTTCAGTCCTGGGCACAGCCCACGCAAGTGGGCTTCGCAGTCGTTGCAGCGACTTGCAGTCGCCGGGCGACGAACTGACTGCACAACTCCTGACATCAAGGCTTTTTTGTGCGTCGAAACTCCCAAAGGAGATCGTTATGCTTGCGTTGACCAGGCCTGCGCGCCTGCTGTTCGTCTTGTTCCTGGCCGTTCTCTTGGCGGCCTGCGTCCCTGCGTCATCCACCCCGACCGGCCCGGCGACCCCGGGCGCTCAATTCCCCACCACCCCGCCGCAGACACCAGCGATTACCGTCACGCGTCTCACCCTGTGGCACGCCTACGGCGGCGCCCTGGGCCAATCGTTCGACGCGCTGGTGCAGCAGTTCAACCAAACCCACCCCACCATCCAGGTCGAGTCGAGCTATGGCGGCACCCTCTTCACGATGCGCGAAAAGCTCGTCACCGCCCTCGCGGCCAAGTCCGGGCCGGACATGGCGCAGATTGACCAGTTCTGGTCGTCAGAGCTGGCCGATGCCGGCGCGCTCGTCAGCCTGGACGACTTCATCGCAGGAGATGCCAGCCTGGCCGGCGCCGACATCTGGGACAAAGCCTGGCAAACGGCCAGCTACCAGGGCAAGCGCTGGTCCATGCCCTTTGCGCTCAGCAACATCGCCCTGTACTACAACAAGGCGCTCTTCCAAAAAGCCGGGCTGGACCTCGATCAGCCGCCGGTCACCTGGGAGATGCTGGCCGCGATCGCCCGCCAACTGACGCTGGACGCGGACCAGAACGGCACGCCGGAGCAGTGGGGGATCACCATGCCGCTCAAGGCCAATGAAGGCAACGTCTATTACTGGCTGGCTTTCTTGTGGCAGAACAACGGCGCGCTTTTCAGCGATGACTTCAAGGCGGTACGCTTCGACGAAGCGGCCGGTGTGGAGGCGCTGCAATTCTGGGTTGACCTGGCGAAGAAGGATCGCTCGCTGCCGCTGGCGCCGCCGGAAAACGGCTTCGAGGGGGGCAAGGTGGGCATGGCCATTGCTTCCACCGCGCGCCTCAGCGCGCTGCGCAAGGCCCTGGGGCCGGACAACCTGGGCATGGCGCCCCTGCCCGGCCACAAACGGACCGCCACCGGCGTGGGCGGCGCCAATCTCGCCATCCTCAGCCGCGCCAAAGATCAGGCCGCGGCCTGGGAATTCATCCGCTGGATGACCAGCCCGGAGACCAACCTGGCCTGGAGCATGGCCAGCGGCTATTTGCCCCTGCGTCAGTCTGTGGTGCAGTCGGCCGCTTACCAGGATTACCTGAAACAGACCCCGCAGGCGCAGGTCATCCTGGATCAGATGGCGGTCGCGGTCGTGCGCCCCAACGTGCCGGCCTACACCCCGGTTTCGCGTGAGATCGGCCTGGCCATCGAAGCCGCCCTCTTCACCGACATCAGCGCCCAGGCCGCGCTCACCGCCGCCGCGGCCAAGGCCGCGTCTGCAATCAAGTAGAAAGGCAAGCCGCTATGAACGAAAAAGATATTTCGACGCTTTTGGAAACTGACTGGGAACGTCTGGACCGCATGACAGACGACGATATTGACTATTCAGACATCCCACCGCTGGGGGATACGTTCTTTGCCCGGGCGCGCGTGCGTACCTCTGACCGCCGCCACCAGCGTAGAACGCGCAGGCCGCGCAGGGTGTTCCAGCGGCCTGGCTGACCCACCTTCTCCATGTAGAAGAAGACCTGTCCGGCCCAGTTGGTCCCCTGTTTCCAGCGGCCGTCAGGCGTTTGCTTGCTCAGCAGAAGTTGGACAGCGTCGGTCATGCGGTCATCGGCGGGCGCATTGACCGCCTGGAAGTAGTCGAGGGCGCGTAGAAAATCATAACGCCAGCGCGGCGGGAAGAAGATGCGGATAAGATCGGGATCAGCCACCTGGCCGGTGCGGTGCGAGCGGTAGAGCCGATGCTGCCAAAGAAACTCGTGCGCCCGATCTACCGCTGTCTGCACTGCGCTGGCCCCGTCGGGCGCCAATTGAACATACTCGTGCAAGGCTTCCAGCACGG
The window above is part of the Candidatus Amarolinea dominans genome. Proteins encoded here:
- the rho gene encoding transcription termination factor Rho, with amino-acid sequence MSDIGSGILSRGRDGLRLVNAVQPAAGDISVSAQLMQAYGLVEGATVTGPVQQGRAGRELMEVTSVCGLSPAAFRARTPFTQLVAVDPNERFNLGAGGDVAMRAVDLLAPIGRGTRGLIVAPPKAGKTTLLEQIARAIRAERPAARIVVLLIDERPEELTYFRRTVAAEVFASSSDQSPAEHTALAELLLAHIRTELECGNDIVVLLDSLTRLARAFNRRSSGSGRSLSGGMDAAALETPRRFFGLARNIENGGSVTILATALIETGSRMDQLIYEEFKSTGNSEIVLDRDLAQEQLYPAIDVHRTGTRKEERLVSATDMAHLVTLRRTLAGYPPQQALTHLLTLLAQYPTNTELLQHLPPARR
- the npdG gene encoding NADPH-dependent F420 reductase, whose translation is MSDLFNRTIAILGGTGAEGAGLAMRWARAGLRVIVGSRLADKGAAAAAAYNERIGAVAHPLVGTDNLSAAQAADIAVLTVPYAAHLATLGGLKDALQGKILLDVTVPLVPPRVSVVQLPAAGSACLEAQNFLGEGVQVVAAFQDISAEHLGDPDHDLDCDVLVAGNSREAKQVAIELAHLAGLDAFDAGPLANAGVIEGMAAVLIGISIRHKIKGAGIRLTGVPRG
- the cofE gene encoding coenzyme F420-0:L-glutamate ligase — protein: MLTALTDIPLIRPGDDLAAIVLAGLARAELTLQDGDVIVIAQKIVSKAEGRLLHWRELIPSAQALELAALTGKHPGHVQAILDDSLSIVRVARGVLITEQRAGWICANAGVDHSNVDGDSDDLLTLLPEDADRSAQRLRERLVDATGAQIAVIINDTHGRAWRMGAVGVAIGVAGIIPVTDLRGHPDLFGMTLRSSEVGTADEIASAASLLMGQSDEGRPIVHVRGAPFQAGEGSARAIVRPPQLDLFR
- a CDS encoding DUF4058 family protein gives rise to the protein MRYLFPGMDPYLEGYLWPDVHLALAAQIRRQLEPFLRPKYVARLAIRMVGDAAEGIEIAPTNGDRPGSGSQPDIEVVKRMPPARATVPSAPFAQSSLPISPPTAVLTLPEPIQRRLVTVEVRDAASNELVTAIELISPTNKRMPDLHRYRSKRRALLTAGKNLLEIDLIRRGTRPFAFSGMPAATYAVALTRSDNPNRVEFWALNLPDPLPVLPTPLLPPDPDVALDLGSALRTVYEEADYDLSLDYTQAPPPPALREADASWLATLLSGSGLR
- a CDS encoding sugar ABC transporter permease gives rise to the protein MKSAWAAGAGERRSAQADLGGALAGNLAALMLREKHLAVAVGLAPAGLVGLIFVVIPLAISLYVSLWEWPLLRPGREFLGLGNYARLLQTPDFWRALRVTLLYAAGVVGLGTPLALLLALALHQVRRGQALYRTAIFLPVAITTVVAAIFWRWLYQPYAGPLALLWQVLGWRPIAWLNDVALPALILMALWKQTGYYVLVYLAGLTALPAEVHEAARLDGAGWLAETWYVTLPLLRPITAFVLITGSIFALESFGPVYVLTGGGPAGATTTLVLYLYERAFAFSELGYAAALGWALFVLLIPLIWLQFRLWGRAEVAA
- a CDS encoding carbohydrate ABC transporter permease, which encodes MKRRSVGTFLLHAGLTLAGLSAIFPFLWMLLLSVQETSLTLTAPALRWPWPPSFANYIAAWHAIPLARYYANSLLVAGVVALGQVITGLLAGYVFARLQFRGRDLLFLLFLGTLLVPTEVTLIPSFLLMRWLGWGDRLPALTVPFLAHPTAIFLLRQYLLTLPGALEDAARMDGCSHLQVLWYIFIPLALPAAGVVGLFSFLWSWKAFVWPLVIIQTPARYTIPVGLAMLQSELGTDWPLLMAATALATLPVLLLYTALRRSERVFDFGF
- a CDS encoding ABC transporter substrate-binding protein; the protein is MLALTRPARLLFVLFLAVLLAACVPASSTPTGPATPGAQFPTTPPQTPAITVTRLTLWHAYGGALGQSFDALVQQFNQTHPTIQVESSYGGTLFTMREKLVTALAAKSGPDMAQIDQFWSSELADAGALVSLDDFIAGDASLAGADIWDKAWQTASYQGKRWSMPFALSNIALYYNKALFQKAGLDLDQPPVTWEMLAAIARQLTLDADQNGTPEQWGITMPLKANEGNVYYWLAFLWQNNGALFSDDFKAVRFDEAAGVEALQFWVDLAKKDRSLPLAPPENGFEGGKVGMAIASTARLSALRKALGPDNLGMAPLPGHKRTATGVGGANLAILSRAKDQAAAWEFIRWMTSPETNLAWSMASGYLPLRQSVVQSAAYQDYLKQTPQAQVILDQMAVAVVRPNVPAYTPVSREIGLAIEAALFTDISAQAALTAAAAKAASAIK